A genomic window from Promicromonospora sukumoe includes:
- a CDS encoding DUF429 domain-containing protein encodes MVRVLGVDVAKKYWVAVASDLRVYADLTFTGVLAAADADGPVEVVGVDMPIGMPDGAGYRRADVLAREHVGPRRASVFMTPPRAALTADSYAAALETARRATGRGLSRQAWALGPRILEVDDVVRSVGRRIVEVHPELSFATLARRHLLAPKSTWAGLEDRRALLAGVGFTLPADLGRPGQVSGPDDVLDAAVACWTAGRVADGVARVYPDPPERFDGIEACIRA; translated from the coding sequence ATGGTCCGGGTCCTCGGCGTCGACGTCGCGAAGAAGTACTGGGTCGCGGTCGCGAGCGACCTGCGCGTCTATGCCGACCTGACGTTCACCGGCGTGCTCGCGGCGGCGGACGCGGACGGGCCGGTCGAGGTCGTCGGCGTCGACATGCCGATCGGGATGCCCGACGGCGCCGGCTACCGTCGGGCCGACGTGCTGGCCCGTGAGCACGTCGGCCCGAGGCGCGCGTCCGTGTTCATGACGCCGCCGCGTGCGGCTCTGACCGCGGATTCCTATGCCGCGGCGCTGGAGACGGCCCGCCGGGCGACGGGCAGGGGCCTGAGCCGGCAGGCGTGGGCGCTCGGACCGCGGATTCTCGAGGTGGACGACGTGGTGCGATCGGTCGGCCGGCGCATCGTGGAGGTGCATCCCGAGCTGTCGTTCGCGACCCTGGCCAGGCGTCACCTGCTCGCGCCCAAGTCGACGTGGGCCGGGCTGGAGGACCGGCGTGCCCTGCTCGCCGGGGTGGGGTTCACGTTGCCCGCCGACCTCGGGCGCCCGGGGCAGGTCTCCGGGCCCGACGACGTGCTCGACGCCGCCGTGGCTTGCTGGACCGCAGGTCGCGTGGCCGACGGCGTCGCGCGCGTCTACCCCGACCCGCCGGAGCGGTTCGACGGGATCGAGGCCTGCATCCGCGCCTAG
- a CDS encoding shikimate kinase, which produces MILVGPLAAGKSTLGALVAERIGRPFVDIDEIAWTYCAEVGWSLDRLLERDGAVGWAAAEREWEPARAHAVQRVVEDHPEAVIAFGAGYTSFTGRDHAARVRRVLAPVPDVVHLLPSPDPVRSVAVLRERAVTSRGKDWIIEGHDWIARWVADPLAGELAAATVFTDGASPAESADELVRLRERLLTDLAA; this is translated from the coding sequence ATGATCCTGGTTGGCCCGCTCGCCGCGGGGAAGTCCACGCTCGGCGCCCTCGTGGCCGAGCGGATCGGGCGCCCGTTCGTGGACATCGACGAGATCGCCTGGACGTACTGCGCCGAGGTCGGCTGGAGCCTGGACCGGCTCCTGGAGCGCGACGGCGCCGTGGGCTGGGCCGCCGCCGAGCGCGAGTGGGAGCCGGCCCGCGCCCATGCCGTGCAGCGCGTCGTCGAGGACCACCCGGAGGCCGTCATCGCGTTCGGCGCGGGCTACACCAGCTTCACCGGGCGCGACCACGCCGCCCGGGTGCGCCGCGTGCTGGCGCCGGTCCCCGACGTCGTGCACCTGCTGCCCAGCCCCGACCCCGTGCGGTCGGTCGCCGTGCTGCGCGAGCGCGCGGTCACCAGCCGGGGCAAGGACTGGATCATCGAGGGCCACGACTGGATCGCACGGTGGGTCGCCGACCCCCTGGCCGGCGAGCTCGCAGCCGCCACCGTGTTCACCGACGGCGCCAGCCCCGCCGAGTCGGCCGACGAGCTGGTCCGGCTGCGCGAACGCCTGCTCACGGACCTCGCCGCCTGA
- the def gene encoding peptide deformylase: protein MTQHRSDDNWIQGIADDDVVTVGDPRLRAPTAPADAASARDLLATLTTRLRELNGAGLAAPQLGVSVRAAIIEVRRTDVFPDRPETGLIQILNPTVLARSAETVLDWEGCFSVPGYLGLVPRAETITVRYTDETGQTLTSEVTGYAARVFQHEIDHLDGLVYLDRMPDLSSLTTTQNYLDHHRPGQG, encoded by the coding sequence GTGACCCAGCACCGCAGCGACGACAACTGGATCCAGGGGATCGCGGACGACGACGTCGTCACCGTCGGCGACCCACGGCTGAGGGCACCCACCGCGCCGGCCGACGCCGCCTCTGCGCGCGACCTGCTGGCGACCCTGACGACCCGGCTGCGCGAGCTGAACGGCGCCGGGCTGGCCGCGCCGCAGCTCGGTGTGTCCGTGCGGGCGGCGATCATCGAGGTCCGCCGGACCGACGTCTTCCCCGACCGGCCCGAGACCGGCCTGATCCAGATCCTGAACCCGACCGTCCTGGCGCGCTCCGCCGAGACGGTGCTCGACTGGGAGGGCTGCTTCAGCGTGCCCGGCTACCTGGGTCTCGTGCCGCGCGCCGAGACCATTACCGTCCGGTACACCGACGAGACCGGGCAGACGCTCACGAGCGAGGTCACGGGGTACGCCGCCCGGGTCTTCCAGCACGAGATCGACCACCTCGACGGCCTGGTCTACCTCGACCGGATGCCCGACCTGAGCAGCCTCACGACGACGCAGAACTACCTGGACCACCACCGGCCGGGTCAGGGCTGA
- a CDS encoding phosphotransferase produces the protein MSDARRDRLAGLLADAADRFGVTIDGEPVRGSYDRTLAVRASGPAWLRVTAQEPRWAQGLYWDGIATATGPPFGGIPMPPHLRSAEWVERWDDVDQVVRADLIGYVDEPAVGSGLVLDHAVDLPDAWWAGLRAGLGILRRVTVTERRVLEPDVVRSSVLALFGVEIDLDRVDWEVAHGDLHFGNLTAPRLTILDWEYWGWAPAGYDAAVLACSAVLRPDVAARVRAEFADVLGTYSGAVAQLAAADKYLRLVGIGAYPEIAVPVRRQAETLVRERFA, from the coding sequence ATGTCGGACGCACGCCGGGACCGGCTCGCCGGGCTCCTCGCCGACGCCGCGGACCGGTTCGGCGTGACGATCGACGGCGAGCCGGTGCGCGGGTCCTACGACCGCACCCTCGCCGTCCGGGCGTCCGGCCCGGCGTGGCTGCGTGTCACGGCGCAGGAGCCGCGATGGGCGCAGGGCCTGTACTGGGACGGCATCGCCACGGCCACGGGCCCGCCGTTCGGGGGCATCCCGATGCCGCCGCACCTGCGGTCCGCCGAGTGGGTCGAGCGGTGGGACGACGTCGACCAGGTGGTCCGGGCGGACCTGATCGGCTACGTCGACGAGCCCGCCGTGGGCTCCGGCCTGGTGCTCGACCACGCGGTGGACCTGCCCGACGCCTGGTGGGCCGGGCTCCGCGCCGGGCTCGGCATCCTGCGCCGGGTCACGGTGACCGAACGCCGGGTCCTGGAGCCCGACGTCGTCCGGTCCTCGGTCCTGGCCCTCTTCGGCGTCGAGATCGACCTCGACCGCGTCGACTGGGAGGTCGCCCACGGCGACCTGCACTTCGGCAACCTCACCGCCCCGCGCCTGACGATCCTCGACTGGGAGTACTGGGGCTGGGCGCCCGCCGGGTACGACGCCGCCGTCCTCGCCTGCTCCGCCGTCCTCCGGCCCGACGTCGCCGCCCGGGTCCGCGCCGAATTCGCAGACGTGCTCGGCACCTACTCCGGGGCCGTCGCCCAGCTCGCCGCCGCCGACAAGTACCTGCGGCTGGTCGGCATCGGCGCGTACCCCGAGATCGCCGTCCCGGTCCGGCGCCAGGCGGAGACGCTCGTCCGGGAGCGGTTCGCCTGA